One genomic segment of Arthrobacter sp. zg-Y1110 includes these proteins:
- a CDS encoding ROK family transcriptional regulator, whose protein sequence is MRNNPTAPGASELFQLLRDGQPRTRSELADLVGVARSTIALRLELLMDLGLVAPIEDAVSTGGRPSSRFALQTGARVVLGVDVGASHLRVGLTDLAGTALADASRDLLVSDGPGAVLDTVVELGNALLAETGRSAAELLAVGVGLPGPVEHRSGRPINPPIMPGWHGFDVPGYLQESFHVPVLVDNDVNVMSMGERQAAWPDVENLVFVKVATGIGAGIICNGSLLRGADGVAGDIGHIRVPSGEDLLCRCGNRGCLEALASGPAVAARLQSLGLDAEDGRDVVALVHSGNHEAVHAVRQAGREVGEVLSACLSMLNPEVIVFGGSMALTGEHFIAGVREVVYSRTMPLATQHLRIVQSSSGLDAGMLGASQLAIQHALSAESVERMLAGRVGV, encoded by the coding sequence ATAAGGAATAACCCCACCGCGCCCGGGGCCAGCGAACTTTTCCAGCTCCTGCGGGACGGACAGCCCCGCACCCGCAGCGAGCTGGCCGATCTGGTGGGGGTGGCCCGGTCCACCATTGCGCTGCGGCTGGAGCTGCTCATGGACCTCGGGCTCGTGGCGCCGATTGAAGACGCGGTGTCGACCGGCGGGCGGCCGTCCTCCCGGTTCGCGTTGCAGACCGGGGCGCGTGTGGTCTTGGGGGTCGACGTCGGCGCAAGCCACCTGCGCGTGGGCCTCACCGATCTGGCCGGCACTGCCCTGGCCGATGCTTCCCGCGACCTGCTCGTCAGCGACGGTCCGGGTGCCGTGCTGGACACTGTGGTGGAGCTTGGGAACGCGCTTTTGGCCGAGACCGGCCGGTCGGCTGCCGAGCTGCTCGCCGTCGGCGTCGGGCTGCCCGGACCTGTGGAGCACCGCTCCGGCCGGCCGATCAATCCGCCGATCATGCCCGGCTGGCACGGCTTCGATGTGCCCGGCTACCTGCAGGAGTCCTTCCACGTGCCGGTGCTGGTGGATAACGACGTCAACGTGATGTCGATGGGGGAGCGCCAGGCGGCGTGGCCCGACGTCGAGAACCTGGTCTTCGTGAAGGTCGCCACCGGCATCGGCGCCGGGATCATCTGCAACGGCAGCCTGCTGCGCGGCGCCGACGGGGTGGCCGGGGATATCGGGCACATCCGCGTGCCGAGCGGGGAGGACCTGTTGTGCCGGTGCGGGAACCGGGGCTGCCTGGAGGCGCTGGCTTCCGGGCCGGCGGTGGCCGCCCGGCTGCAGTCCTTGGGGCTGGATGCTGAGGACGGGCGCGACGTCGTTGCCCTGGTCCATTCCGGCAACCACGAGGCGGTGCATGCGGTGCGGCAGGCCGGCCGCGAGGTGGGTGAGGTGCTTTCCGCCTGCCTGAGCATGTTGAACCCCGAGGTGATCGTGTTCGGCGGCTCGATGGCGTTGACCGGCGAGCACTTCATTGCCGGGGTGCGCGAAGTGGTCTATTCGCGCACCATGCCGCTGGCCACCCAGCACCTGCGGATTGTGCAGTCCTCGTCCGGGCTCGACGCCGGGATGCTTGGTGCGTCCCAGCTCGCCATCCAGCATGCGTTGTCTGCGGAGAGTGTGGAGCGGATGCTCGCGGGGCGGGTGGGGGTTTAG
- a CDS encoding LysR family transcriptional regulator — translation MEIRQLKYFVRTAETGSISGAAVELHMTQPALSRQLAELEKELGGALLQRNPRGVTLTTLGHVIKTHADTILAQVDRTPELVRLAAGSRSLIRLGAPPGLPHDWFRAAVQTVESAGLAVRFSLYEASSDEQSRLLRAGQIDLALLHTEPAEGINGQHLLTQPLGAAVRPTSPLSTRDVLGLFDLDGLTVMAHAAGEIRIQEVKLRSAAEAEGVRTHWVFRRFSHHSLLIADLADADAALTTEASAGLNFPGWKWVPLTARDAAGHSLQVETWAAWNAAASPEVRKVADLFRSTPVQVLDGPES, via the coding sequence ATGGAAATCCGGCAGTTGAAGTACTTCGTCCGCACGGCGGAGACCGGCAGCATCAGCGGCGCCGCCGTTGAACTGCATATGACACAGCCTGCGCTGAGCCGGCAACTCGCCGAGCTCGAGAAGGAACTCGGGGGTGCCCTGCTGCAGCGGAACCCGCGCGGCGTGACGCTGACTACCCTGGGACACGTCATTAAAACCCACGCGGACACCATCCTGGCCCAGGTGGACCGCACTCCGGAGCTGGTCCGGTTGGCCGCGGGCAGCCGCTCACTGATCCGGCTCGGTGCCCCTCCGGGATTGCCGCATGACTGGTTCCGCGCTGCCGTCCAGACGGTGGAGTCCGCAGGGTTGGCGGTACGCTTTTCGCTCTATGAGGCCAGCAGCGATGAGCAAAGCCGCTTGCTGCGGGCCGGCCAAATCGACCTGGCCCTCCTGCACACGGAACCCGCGGAAGGCATCAACGGGCAGCACCTGCTCACCCAGCCGCTGGGGGCAGCCGTCCGGCCGACGTCGCCGCTCAGCACCCGGGATGTCCTGGGCCTCTTTGATCTGGACGGCCTCACGGTCATGGCACACGCTGCCGGGGAAATCCGCATCCAGGAGGTCAAGCTGCGCAGCGCCGCCGAGGCCGAGGGCGTGCGTACGCATTGGGTCTTCCGGCGGTTCAGCCACCACAGCCTGCTGATTGCTGACCTGGCCGACGCCGATGCGGCGCTCACCACCGAGGCGTCCGCAGGGCTCAACTTTCCCGGGTGGAAGTGGGTGCCGCTGACGGCACGGGATGCGGCCGGGCATTCACTGCAGGTCGAGACGTGGGCGGCATGGAACGCGGCGGCGTCGCCGGAGGTCCGGAAGGTCGCCGACTTGTTCCGGTCGACGCCGGTGCAGGTCTTGGACGGGCCGGAAAGCTAA
- a CDS encoding FAD-dependent oxidoreductase — MISLSTTATYDVVVVGGGAAGVAAAVSAARAGASVCLIEQYGFLGGAATNSSVLAYCGFFDQTREQVVRGIGQDFLDELERQELLHFETSPATGNTIVVLDLETTKSVLDQLVRSAGVDVLFHSTLVAADTDAGGISAVQVVHRGGNLRLSGTAFVDCSGDGALLQAAGAEFQLSPTERRQASTLVMRVGGVGEDADLSTAAMDDAFAAYGKTTGEILTRSNGTCVRMPRSRELMLLLADEYVDVLDVHEISRAEQDGRVKARHYLEALKAGMRGWSGAYLASTGPQIGIREARRMQGRESVTADDVLTARRRPADGIARCGWPMEDHATPGATTYSGIKDRKWYDIPYGAVTSANIANLWGAGRLTSSDSRSFASLRVMGTSFATGHAAGLAASLHSSTGSVDVSKLRGLLQDQGALL, encoded by the coding sequence ATGATTTCCCTTTCCACCACCGCAACCTACGACGTCGTCGTTGTGGGTGGCGGCGCTGCCGGGGTGGCAGCAGCTGTCAGCGCTGCCCGTGCCGGAGCCAGCGTCTGCCTTATTGAGCAATACGGATTCCTCGGGGGAGCGGCAACCAACAGCTCGGTCCTGGCCTACTGCGGCTTCTTTGACCAGACCAGGGAACAGGTGGTGCGCGGCATTGGGCAGGACTTCCTGGACGAGCTGGAACGCCAGGAACTCCTGCACTTCGAGACCTCGCCCGCCACGGGAAACACCATCGTGGTCCTCGATCTGGAAACCACTAAGTCGGTGCTGGACCAGCTGGTCCGCTCGGCCGGCGTCGACGTCCTGTTCCACAGCACCCTCGTAGCCGCGGATACCGACGCCGGCGGGATCAGCGCCGTGCAGGTGGTGCACCGCGGCGGCAACCTGCGTCTTTCCGGCACCGCGTTCGTGGACTGCAGCGGGGATGGCGCGCTGCTGCAGGCCGCCGGCGCCGAGTTCCAGCTTTCACCGACCGAACGCCGCCAGGCCAGCACCCTGGTGATGCGGGTCGGCGGCGTCGGCGAAGACGCGGACCTGTCCACCGCGGCCATGGATGACGCCTTCGCCGCCTACGGCAAAACCACCGGGGAAATCCTCACCCGGAGCAACGGCACCTGCGTACGGATGCCCCGTTCACGCGAGCTGATGCTCCTGCTCGCGGACGAATACGTGGACGTCCTGGACGTGCACGAAATCTCCCGCGCCGAACAGGACGGCCGAGTCAAGGCCCGGCATTACCTCGAGGCGCTGAAGGCGGGCATGCGCGGCTGGTCCGGCGCGTACCTGGCCTCCACCGGTCCGCAGATCGGCATCCGGGAAGCCCGCCGGATGCAGGGCCGCGAAAGCGTAACCGCCGACGACGTCCTGACCGCCCGGCGTCGTCCGGCCGACGGGATTGCCCGGTGCGGCTGGCCGATGGAGGACCATGCGACCCCCGGCGCCACCACCTACAGCGGCATCAAGGACCGCAAGTGGTACGACATCCCTTACGGGGCCGTGACCAGCGCCAATATCGCCAACCTCTGGGGCGCAGGCCGGCTCACCAGCAGTGACAGCCGCTCGTTTGCCTCGCTGCGGGTGATGGGCACCTCGTTCGCCACCGGGCATGCGGCCGGCCTGGCCGCATCACTCCATAGTTCCACCGGCAGTGTGGACGTTTCCAAGCTGCGCGGACTGCTTCAAGACCAGGGGGCCCTGCTGTGA
- a CDS encoding NAD(P)-dependent oxidoreductase, with protein MSINHPDTKRIAVTGAAGSLARDIIPRLADAGYSMVCVDRTPPAESFGQDWVLTEVADTGTLVEAFRGCGAVIHLAGIPLEDDWDRILSANIDGTHSVLEAAHMAGVPRVILASSIHAAGFTPVPPAGDFIPDNTPVRPNTLYGVSKAAVEALGSYYSDRFGMDVICLRIASRIDRPRDVRMLSTWLSPDDAARLFTAALTDSVKGFRIVWGVSANTRSYLSPDAGAALGYVPKDDAERYAGDLTGPAAPASAAESDWDRQFIGGVFCSPRPPRQPSMHPST; from the coding sequence GTGAGTATCAACCATCCGGACACCAAACGGATCGCCGTCACCGGTGCCGCCGGCAGCCTGGCCCGGGACATCATTCCCCGGCTGGCCGATGCGGGCTACTCCATGGTCTGCGTGGACCGGACACCGCCGGCTGAATCCTTCGGGCAGGACTGGGTGCTCACCGAGGTGGCCGACACCGGGACGCTCGTGGAGGCGTTCCGCGGATGCGGCGCCGTCATCCACCTGGCCGGGATTCCGCTGGAAGATGACTGGGACCGGATCCTGTCCGCGAATATCGACGGCACCCATTCCGTCCTGGAAGCCGCCCACATGGCCGGGGTGCCGCGGGTGATCCTCGCCAGCTCCATCCATGCCGCCGGGTTCACCCCGGTACCTCCGGCCGGGGACTTCATTCCTGACAACACTCCGGTGCGGCCGAACACTCTGTACGGAGTCTCGAAGGCGGCGGTGGAAGCGCTGGGCAGCTACTACTCCGACCGTTTCGGCATGGACGTAATCTGCCTGCGCATCGCGTCCCGGATCGACCGGCCGCGGGACGTCCGGATGTTGAGCACCTGGCTCTCGCCCGACGACGCCGCCCGTCTCTTTACGGCAGCCCTGACGGATTCAGTGAAAGGATTCCGGATTGTCTGGGGGGTTTCGGCCAACACCCGAAGCTATCTCTCGCCGGACGCCGGGGCCGCCCTCGGCTACGTTCCTAAGGATGATGCAGAACGTTACGCCGGAGACCTGACCGGTCCGGCGGCACCGGCTTCGGCCGCAGAGTCCGACTGGGACCGTCAGTTCATCGGCGGCGTCTTCTGCTCACCCCGTCCTCCCCGCCAGCCCAGCATGCATCCCTCCACATGA
- a CDS encoding ABC transporter ATP-binding protein: protein MTQAPPEVRYAFEVDSVHKVFTGSQNVHALDDINLKLKEGSFTCIVGPSGCGKSTLLRILGELETATTGTVTRNVSAEKVPASAFVFQEHGVFPWFNVLQNVAFGEHMAGVGKRERLEHARHWIAEAGLTGFEESYPHQLSGGMRQRIAIARAFATGSPALLMDEPLGALDAQTRMLMQEQLVRLWELERKTVVLVTHSIDEALLLGDQIVMMSARPGRVKEIIDVPFGRPRSMEIEGTSEFGSMKQDIWDSLRDEVQASLRFS from the coding sequence ATGACACAAGCTCCACCCGAGGTCCGTTACGCGTTCGAGGTCGACTCGGTCCATAAGGTCTTCACCGGATCGCAGAACGTTCACGCCCTTGATGACATCAACCTCAAGCTGAAAGAGGGCTCCTTTACCTGCATCGTCGGCCCGTCCGGCTGCGGGAAGTCCACTCTGCTCCGGATCCTGGGGGAACTGGAAACGGCTACCACCGGTACGGTCACCCGGAACGTTTCCGCAGAGAAGGTGCCGGCGTCGGCCTTTGTCTTCCAGGAACACGGGGTATTCCCGTGGTTCAACGTCCTGCAGAACGTGGCCTTCGGCGAGCACATGGCCGGCGTCGGCAAGCGTGAACGACTCGAACACGCCCGGCACTGGATTGCGGAAGCCGGCCTCACCGGTTTCGAGGAAAGCTATCCGCACCAGCTCTCGGGCGGGATGCGCCAGCGCATTGCCATTGCCCGGGCCTTTGCCACCGGATCACCGGCACTGCTCATGGACGAGCCGCTCGGAGCCCTGGACGCGCAGACCCGCATGCTGATGCAGGAACAGCTGGTCCGGCTGTGGGAACTGGAACGCAAGACCGTTGTCCTGGTGACGCACTCCATCGACGAGGCCCTCCTGCTCGGCGACCAGATCGTGATGATGTCCGCCCGCCCGGGCCGCGTCAAGGAGATCATCGACGTGCCCTTCGGACGTCCCCGCAGCATGGAAATCGAGGGCACCAGCGAATTCGGCTCCATGAAGCAGGACATCTGGGATTCCCTCCGCGACGAGGTACAAGCATCTTTGAGGTTCTCCTAA
- a CDS encoding ABC transporter permease encodes MTNTATAPKTTDSSELDSAIRREYRQVVRLRYRDILLSTLTPVLLLALWEVAARNGALDARLFTPPSLIAEQAWKMTLSGELWQHTSATMGRLLLGFVLGAVTGILAGLLMGVWRPVRAALGPTFTALYALPKIAIVPLLLLIFGLTETPKVLSVAISVFFVMQINTLAGIVQIDSRVLEAARAYKASGLKLFRYVLLPGATPAIMTGLRVAAGMSVIVITAVEFVASNNGLGYLIWNSWQLFQPSKMYVGLIVVSLVGAAVTALIILLERAALPWKYSSGSKKKDQK; translated from the coding sequence ATGACTAACACTGCAACTGCCCCCAAGACCACGGACTCCTCCGAGCTCGACAGTGCCATCCGCCGTGAGTACCGCCAGGTTGTCCGCCTGCGCTACCGCGACATCCTGCTGTCCACCCTGACCCCGGTGCTGCTCCTGGCTCTCTGGGAGGTGGCCGCCCGGAACGGTGCCCTGGACGCCAGGCTCTTCACCCCGCCGAGCCTCATCGCCGAGCAGGCATGGAAGATGACCCTGAGCGGCGAGCTGTGGCAGCACACCTCGGCCACCATGGGCCGACTGCTGCTGGGCTTCGTACTGGGGGCCGTCACCGGCATCCTGGCCGGCCTGCTGATGGGAGTCTGGCGGCCGGTGCGCGCCGCGTTGGGGCCGACCTTCACTGCCCTATATGCCCTGCCGAAAATCGCCATTGTTCCGCTGCTGCTGCTGATCTTCGGGCTGACGGAGACACCCAAGGTGCTTTCCGTTGCCATTTCCGTGTTCTTCGTAATGCAGATCAACACCCTGGCCGGCATTGTCCAGATCGACAGCCGGGTCCTGGAAGCGGCCCGGGCGTACAAGGCCAGCGGGCTGAAGCTCTTCCGCTACGTACTGCTTCCCGGCGCAACTCCGGCGATCATGACGGGCCTGCGCGTGGCCGCGGGAATGTCCGTTATCGTGATCACCGCCGTCGAGTTTGTCGCCTCCAATAACGGACTGGGCTATCTCATCTGGAACTCCTGGCAGCTGTTCCAGCCCAGCAAAATGTACGTCGGCCTCATTGTGGTGTCCCTGGTGGGCGCAGCGGTGACGGCGCTCATCATCCTTCTTGAACGGGCTGCCCTGCCCTGGAAATACTCATCCGGATCAAAGAAGAAAGATCAAAAATGA
- a CDS encoding ABC transporter substrate-binding protein, protein MKKHLKVLAATVLAGLALSACGADSGSSSSEEGTTETATVKVGIVQLPIFAPIYVAEAKGYFDEAGLDVQLETVKSGQDAVPLASSGKLDVVAAGFSAGMFSAIATGLDIKVVASMGVSDGDTEKSPTDLVVSKAKVDSGDITSIADLKGKKIGAAGGAGGTGAFLLSLALEEEGLTINDVEIVNLGNPDMPTALANGSLDAGLISAPFSTLAIEDGTGVSMAVPPAGTSGTGMLYGGQFADTENAQKFFDAVARAAKDLQGEDRYSDENLKIIADATGQTVEELKSVPLYAWMPNLEPLPEQLEGMEAVWMESGAIEYEEAIKQDTYIDSSFSEKTS, encoded by the coding sequence ATGAAAAAACACCTCAAGGTCCTGGCAGCAACGGTGCTGGCCGGACTTGCCCTCTCCGCCTGCGGCGCGGACTCGGGCTCCTCTTCCTCCGAAGAGGGGACAACGGAAACCGCAACGGTGAAGGTCGGTATTGTCCAGCTGCCGATTTTCGCGCCGATTTACGTTGCTGAAGCGAAGGGCTACTTCGACGAAGCGGGCCTCGACGTCCAGCTCGAAACCGTGAAGTCCGGCCAGGATGCGGTGCCGCTGGCGTCCAGCGGAAAGCTCGACGTCGTTGCCGCCGGCTTCTCCGCGGGAATGTTCAGTGCCATTGCAACCGGCCTGGACATCAAGGTAGTGGCGTCCATGGGCGTCAGCGACGGCGACACCGAGAAGAGCCCGACTGACCTGGTGGTTTCCAAAGCCAAAGTGGATTCCGGTGATATCACCAGCATCGCCGACCTGAAGGGCAAGAAGATCGGTGCTGCCGGCGGTGCGGGCGGCACGGGTGCCTTCCTGCTCAGCCTGGCCCTCGAAGAGGAAGGCCTGACCATCAATGACGTCGAGATTGTGAACCTCGGCAACCCGGACATGCCGACGGCGCTGGCCAACGGCAGCCTCGACGCCGGCTTGATCTCGGCTCCGTTCTCGACGCTGGCCATCGAAGACGGCACCGGCGTATCCATGGCTGTCCCGCCGGCCGGAACTTCCGGCACCGGCATGCTGTACGGCGGCCAGTTCGCCGACACCGAGAACGCACAGAAGTTCTTCGATGCTGTAGCCCGGGCTGCAAAGGACCTGCAGGGCGAGGACCGCTACTCGGACGAGAACCTGAAGATCATTGCCGACGCGACGGGACAGACGGTCGAGGAACTGAAATCCGTACCGCTCTACGCCTGGATGCCGAACCTGGAGCCGCTGCCTGAGCAGCTGGAGGGCATGGAAGCTGTCTGGATGGAATCCGGTGCCATTGAGTACGAGGAAGCCATCAAGCAGGACACCTATATCGATTCATCCTTCTCCGAGAAGACGTCCTAA
- a CDS encoding GDSL-type esterase/lipase family protein — protein MDNREKTLSMMTTPITPSLVRGAAELETTPRGLRPHRLPAWVRNRFPDPQLMMAESQPSGVRLVFSTTAEVLAVVVHPSRVVYRGADRPRGSVDLVVDGKLLESDELTGGDYVEVDMSTGAATPCEGPSHTSVFRLPAGSKVVEIWLPHNEAVELVEMRSDAPVAPYSSGKPVWLHHGSSISHGSNAATPAQIWPVVAARLGGVELHNLGLGGSALVDPFTAQVMRDTPADLISVKLGINVVNMDSMRLRAFVPAVHGFLDTIREGHPETPLVLISPIFCGIHEDTPGPGAFDPASFGTDQVRFIATGSPEGVVAGQLTLRVIREALESLVARRTDDPNLHFLDGLSLYGAEDAELHPLPDALHPDTATHRMIGERFAEYAFAAEGPFKGYMNWGH, from the coding sequence GTGGACAACCGAGAGAAGACCCTGAGCATGATGACCACCCCCATTACGCCCTCCCTTGTTCGCGGTGCGGCGGAACTGGAAACGACTCCCCGCGGTCTGCGTCCGCACCGGCTGCCGGCCTGGGTGCGCAACAGGTTCCCAGATCCGCAGCTGATGATGGCGGAAAGCCAGCCGTCCGGTGTCCGGCTGGTTTTCTCGACGACGGCGGAGGTTCTGGCCGTTGTGGTGCACCCGTCCCGGGTGGTTTACCGTGGCGCGGACCGGCCGCGGGGTTCTGTGGATTTGGTGGTCGACGGAAAGCTGCTCGAGAGCGACGAACTCACCGGCGGCGACTACGTCGAGGTGGATATGTCGACCGGGGCCGCGACTCCATGTGAGGGGCCGTCGCATACCAGCGTGTTCCGTCTGCCTGCGGGCTCCAAGGTGGTGGAGATTTGGCTGCCGCACAATGAGGCGGTTGAGCTGGTCGAGATGCGCTCGGATGCTCCGGTCGCACCGTATTCCTCGGGCAAGCCCGTTTGGTTGCACCACGGCAGCTCCATCAGCCACGGTTCGAATGCCGCCACGCCAGCCCAGATCTGGCCTGTTGTGGCGGCACGGTTGGGCGGGGTGGAGCTGCACAATCTTGGACTGGGCGGGAGCGCCCTGGTGGACCCGTTCACGGCGCAGGTTATGCGCGATACTCCTGCCGATCTCATCAGCGTGAAGCTGGGCATCAACGTGGTGAATATGGATTCGATGCGGCTTCGTGCTTTTGTGCCTGCGGTGCACGGTTTCCTGGACACCATCCGGGAGGGGCATCCGGAGACGCCGCTGGTGCTTATTTCGCCGATCTTCTGCGGTATCCACGAAGACACTCCGGGCCCGGGTGCTTTCGATCCGGCGTCGTTTGGTACTGATCAGGTTCGGTTTATCGCTACCGGTTCGCCGGAGGGGGTGGTTGCGGGCCAACTGACGCTGCGGGTGATCCGCGAGGCGTTGGAGTCACTCGTGGCGAGGCGGACGGACGATCCGAACCTTCATTTCCTGGACGGCCTGAGTCTTTACGGGGCCGAGGACGCTGAGCTGCATCCGTTGCCTGACGCTCTGCATCCGGATACTGCTACGCACCGGATGATCGGGGAGCGGTTTGCGGAGTATGCGTTTGCCGCGGAGGGGCCGTTCAAGGGGTACATGAACTGGGGGCACTAG
- a CDS encoding SIR2 family protein — MGESHVFVTRGSLTNFACDAWLLPTDRTYSIAGYWREALPGLEAVLASSRDVDFSSGAKLAQPLDSWPAGEPMPVLTAVPYYGISSVEDLVPPLREFVRVAAEQVGRRQRAAGGKPSRPVPLLAMPLFGTSGGGAGLVRGDVIQRLLQEARRAAAESGVDVALILTNDKDFAFAQELRKRQPDWWKPLDRELQDHAARLAAHARDGKLVPFMGAGVSMSAGAPSWDELLARLATAAQLSGDESESLKKRGHLDQAGILRSIYEERSDAGGRSFNQAIADLVELKRYGLAPALLASLGSREAITLNYDELFEFASADAGVPRSVIPDGGGENDDWLLKLHGSVTNPDSIVLTRDDYLGFNASRNALSALVKATLMTQHILFVGFGLADDHFHEILHDVKRALPPEPRGKDGSATALMLSADPLDRRMVSQLNLVPMNEESGTAAGRTLEIFLDLLVALSTDSHSYLLAEGYEGALTESERSLRETLLDLTKRLTDDEAQSSGGVRLQEMLAELGASAPSSCTP; from the coding sequence ATGGGGGAATCACACGTCTTCGTGACCAGAGGCAGCCTGACCAACTTCGCTTGCGATGCATGGCTGCTTCCGACCGATCGCACCTACAGCATTGCAGGGTACTGGCGGGAGGCACTCCCAGGCCTGGAAGCAGTGCTAGCCAGCAGCAGGGATGTCGACTTCTCCAGCGGGGCTAAGCTCGCGCAGCCTCTTGACTCCTGGCCCGCCGGGGAGCCCATGCCGGTCCTCACTGCTGTTCCGTATTACGGCATTTCCTCGGTCGAGGATCTGGTTCCGCCGTTGCGTGAATTCGTTCGCGTCGCTGCGGAGCAGGTCGGACGGCGACAGCGGGCTGCGGGCGGCAAACCGTCCCGCCCAGTTCCCCTGCTCGCCATGCCGCTTTTCGGCACCAGCGGCGGCGGAGCAGGACTGGTGCGCGGCGACGTGATTCAGCGGCTTCTCCAGGAGGCACGCCGTGCCGCGGCCGAGTCCGGCGTCGACGTCGCTCTGATCCTCACGAACGATAAGGACTTCGCCTTCGCCCAAGAGCTGCGGAAGCGTCAGCCCGACTGGTGGAAACCCCTCGATCGGGAGCTGCAGGACCACGCCGCACGACTAGCTGCGCATGCCCGGGACGGCAAGCTCGTTCCCTTTATGGGCGCGGGCGTCAGCATGAGCGCTGGCGCCCCGAGCTGGGACGAACTCCTCGCCCGTCTGGCGACAGCTGCGCAGCTGTCAGGCGATGAATCTGAGTCGCTCAAAAAGCGCGGGCATCTGGACCAAGCCGGCATTCTGCGTTCTATCTATGAGGAACGCTCCGACGCGGGCGGTCGGAGTTTCAATCAGGCCATCGCCGACCTGGTGGAGCTGAAACGCTACGGCTTGGCACCGGCCCTCCTCGCCAGTCTGGGCAGCAGGGAGGCGATCACCCTGAACTACGACGAGCTCTTTGAATTCGCTTCGGCCGACGCCGGCGTCCCCCGGTCGGTGATTCCTGACGGCGGCGGGGAGAACGATGACTGGCTGCTGAAGCTCCATGGTTCGGTGACGAACCCTGACTCGATCGTCCTCACCCGCGACGATTATCTCGGTTTCAACGCATCACGCAACGCGCTCTCGGCCCTGGTGAAAGCCACCCTCATGACGCAGCACATCCTGTTCGTCGGCTTTGGCCTTGCCGACGACCACTTCCACGAGATCCTGCACGACGTGAAGCGTGCCCTTCCTCCGGAACCCCGGGGCAAGGACGGATCCGCGACGGCGCTGATGCTGTCCGCGGATCCCCTGGACCGGCGGATGGTTTCCCAGCTGAATCTGGTGCCGATGAATGAGGAATCCGGTACCGCGGCAGGACGGACCCTCGAGATCTTCCTGGATCTTCTCGTAGCCCTGTCGACGGACAGCCATTCGTATCTGTTGGCCGAGGGCTACGAAGGAGCTTTGACCGAATCCGAGCGGTCCCTGCGTGAAACCCTGCTGGATCTCACTAAGCGGCTCACTGACGACGAAGCTCAAAGCAGCGGAGGCGTCCGGCTGCAGGAGATGCTGGCGGAGCTGGGAGCTAGTGCCCCCAGTTCATGTACCCCTTGA